The segment CGTCTCGACGCCCGCATCGAGCAACTCCTCGTGGCCGTGGTCGAACATCTCGCTCCGCACCGGCGTCAGTCCCTGGACGGTCGTCGTGTCGCTCGCGGTGAGCTCCTCGACGTACCGCATCACGGGCGCGTGTGGTTTGTCTCGAGTGGCCGTGACGACGTCCGCCGTCGCGAGCACGGGGAGCGGCGGGACGCCGTCGGCGGGGATCGCCTCGAGGAGACCCTCGAAGGTCTCGACGGTCTGCATGCCCGAGCGGAACGCGTCGAACGTCTCGTGGACGAGCACGCCGGCGGTGGTGACGGCGTAGCCGTCGTCGCCCTGGTGTACCCAGCCGCGTTCGCAGAGCGCGGAGAGGTTCCGGTGGACGGTCGCTCTCGACACTCCGAGTTCGTCCCTGAGGTCGCTCGGTCTCGCGGCTTCGTACTCTCGGAGTGCGGCGAGCAAGCGGGGGCGGACCCGCGAGTCTGCGAGGAAGGATAGCGCGTCGGTCGTCATTGCATTCAGTTCGCTCCGGCCGGGCAAAAACGTTCGGCCGACGGCTCGGTCGAGTCGACGACTACGCGGAGGGCCCGACTCGCTGGCGAACGGCGGTGCGTTCCGAAACCTGTAAACGCGCGTCGTGGGTACGAGGGTGTATGGAACTGCGGGTCATCGAGAACACGGACGACGAGCTCTCCATCGAGATCGCGGGCGAGGACCACACGTTCATGAACGTCCTGAAGGGGACGCTCCTCGAGTCCGAGGACGTCGCCGCGGCGACGTACGACGTGAACCCCGAGCAGTCCGGTGGCCAGACCGAACCGATCCTGACTGTCAAGACGGAGGGCGACGCGGACCCGCTGGAGGCGCTCGAGGCCGCCGCGGGCTCCATTCGCGAGAAGACGACCGCGCTCACGGACGCGTTCGACGACGCGACCGCCTGAGGACGAGCTCTCTTCGCTTCTGCGGTCGCGCTCTCGCACCCGGACTTGCGAGTGCTTACAGTCGGATGGGGACGCCGCGCTCTGCGAGCCGTCGCTTGCAGTCGTCGACGCTGTACTCGTCGAAGTGGAAGATGGAGGCGGCGAGTGCGGCGTCGGCGCCGGCGTCGGCGAACACGTCGTACATGTCGTCCGGGCTCCCGCAGCCCGAGGACGCGATGACTGGCGTGTTGACGTTGTCGCAGACGGCCTTCGTGAGCGGGATGTCGTAGCCGTCCTTCGTGCCGTCGGCGTCGATCGAGTTCACGAACAGCTCGCCCGCACCCGTCGATTCGGCTTCGCGCACCCACTCGACGACGTCGAGTCCGGTGCCCTCGCGGCCGCCCTTGACCGTGCACTCGAACCAGCAGGACTCGCCGTCGACGTCGACGTAGTGCTCGCCGTCGTCGTCGAACCGGCGGCGAGCGTCGACGCTGATGACGATGCACTGGCTCCCGAACGCTCGCGCACCCTCGTTTATCAGGTCGGGGTGCGCGATCGCGCCGGAGTTGATCGAGACCTTGTCCGCGCCAGCGCGCAGCGTCTCCTTGATGTCTGCTTTCGTTCGGATGCCGCCGCCGACGGTGAGCGGGATGAACACCTCGTCGGCGACCGCGGAGACGGTGTCGAGCATCGTCTCGCGACCCTCGGCGCTCGCGGTGATGTCGAGGAACACGAACTCGTCGGCGCCCGCCTCGTTGTACCGCTTTGCCATCTCGACGGGGTCGCCGGTGTACTCGAGGTCCTCGAAGTTCACGCCCGTGTACACCGCCGGGTTGCCGTCGTCGTCGAGGTCCACGTCGATGCAGGGGATGACGCGCTTCGTGAGAGTCACGGTTACTGCGTACTCCTCGGAGGCCGTCGGACAAAAGCGGTCCGCTCGGCGATCGCGGTCCGCCCCGACGCTCGCGGTTCGCTCACTGGTCGCACCCCGCTCGTGCGGTGGGCGGATACAAGTGCGCTGCGCGTGGAGGTGGGAGTATCGAGATGAAACGCTATCCCGCGGTGCCGGGCGTCGACGACGCCGACCCCGCGTTCTTCGAGGCCGGCCACCTCTGGGTGCAGGAGCTGGTCGCGGGTGAACTGATTCGGGTCCAGGTCCAGGCGTCGGGCGCGCTCCGCGTCGGGACGCGTCGGCGCGTCCTCGACCCCGACGAGGTCCCGCTGCGGTACCGGCACGCCGTCCAGTCGATCAGGGACGACCTGGACGTGGACGCGCTCCGCGCGGCCGTCGCGGACGTCGAGTCGGTCGTGTTCTTCGGCGTCGCGACGCAGTACGACGGCGTCCCGTACGACTGGGCGCGGACGCCGTCCGTGCTCTGGGTCGACGCGTGGGACGCCGACCGCGAGGGATTCCTCGCGGTGGACGCGGCCGAGCGCGCGCTCGCGGAGTTCGGACTGGAGCCCGTGAACGTCCTCGAGAAGGAGGTGCACGTCAGGGACTACGACGCCGCGTCGCCGTCGATGCCGAGGTCGGCGTGGTACGACGGCCCGGTCGCGGGCGTCGTGCTCCGGAAGAAGACCGGCGAGCGCCTCGCAATTCCGAACCCGGCCATAGAGCGCGGGGTCGAGCGGGCCGTCTCGCCGACGGCTGCGACGGCAGACGCGCCGACGGATGCGCCAACGGACGCGACGGCGGCCGCCGATCGGGCGGCGACGCGCGAGCGCTTCGAGCGCGTCGTCCAGTCGGTCGCCGCCCGCGACCGACCGATCTCGTTCGACACCGTCTACGACCGCTTCCTGGCGGCGATCTACCGCGAGACCCACGACTGGCTGCTCTCCGGCGACGACGGCGCCGGGTTCGACCTCGGCGCGTTCCGGTCGGCGGTGTCCCGGCGCACCAGCGAGTTCCTCGACGAGCGCTGACGCGTCCCGAACGGGAACTTTCAAGCACAGTTCGGGCGACCACGGACACGTAATGTCGCTGCTGAGTCCGTTCGTGAACTCCCTCCCGGTCGCGGCGGCGTTCGTCCTCGCCGCCACCGCCGTCATCTGGAAGGCCAGCGCGTGGCTGGAGCACTC is part of the Halorubellus sp. JP-L1 genome and harbors:
- a CDS encoding winged helix-turn-helix domain-containing protein produces the protein MTTDALSFLADSRVRPRLLAALREYEAARPSDLRDELGVSRATVHRNLSALCERGWVHQGDDGYAVTTAGVLVHETFDAFRSGMQTVETFEGLLEAIPADGVPPLPVLATADVVTATRDKPHAPVMRYVEELTASDTTTVQGLTPVRSEMFDHGHEELLDAGVETELLLPVDVLERQRDEGGEELQTAIARDGFSVYALEADPGFGLTVTEDRAFVGGYGPDNQLVALAVSTDDSFVSWAADTFESLRSNANRVSGRGAEVESSVRPD
- a CDS encoding DNA-directed RNA polymerase subunit L; amino-acid sequence: MELRVIENTDDELSIEIAGEDHTFMNVLKGTLLESEDVAAATYDVNPEQSGGQTEPILTVKTEGDADPLEALEAAAGSIREKTTALTDAFDDATA
- the hisF gene encoding imidazole glycerol phosphate synthase subunit HisF, which gives rise to MTLTKRVIPCIDVDLDDDGNPAVYTGVNFEDLEYTGDPVEMAKRYNEAGADEFVFLDITASAEGRETMLDTVSAVADEVFIPLTVGGGIRTKADIKETLRAGADKVSINSGAIAHPDLINEGARAFGSQCIVISVDARRRFDDDGEHYVDVDGESCWFECTVKGGREGTGLDVVEWVREAESTGAGELFVNSIDADGTKDGYDIPLTKAVCDNVNTPVIASSGCGSPDDMYDVFADAGADAALAASIFHFDEYSVDDCKRRLAERGVPIRL